The Sabethes cyaneus chromosome 3, idSabCyanKW18_F2, whole genome shotgun sequence DNA window gtagttttcacattattacttataacttttaaacgaaacgtcagaccgcaaagcaattcaatagtaatgtactaggcaataatacctttcaaacaaaagtaatagcggtcaaatcggttcagagccaccttcgagaaacaggcgatagaaaatgagctgcacacacacacacacacacacacacacacacacacacacacacacacacacacacacacacacacacacacacacacacacacacacacacacacacacacacacacacacacacacacacacacacacacacacacacacacacacacacacacacacacacacacacacacacacacacacacacacacacacacacacacacacacacacacacacacacacacacacacacacacacacacacacacacacacacacacacacacacacacacacacctggcgcaccctatgaccttgttgttttgatttgacgaaaacaaacgttttgaaaacatgtcgaatatgTGCGAATTTTGAACATCCAGTTTGTAGTAGAgcaaattggctcggcagtatcaactaaaatgatctattttgagtgctggagagaagaaggctaccccgtaacaaagtgacagttattaacagtttgccataacacccgccagtgtcaaaaatgtcgcgacgatcgtttttacgtgccagtcaaaattgacgcaccttcgatttccaaaggaaatgttaatttttgttacgttaaatgtgaacgcaaaaagctgtctggacaacgatttgaaaagtgcgtattgattatttcagcattatttcatgttttcggtaaaactgtttgaattcttggtgggttgtttgattgatttgtttacaagataaaaagcggtatttattacaagattgtcattcttgtgtacgagttgtctgctttaaagtatttgaatattgcgtgtttcattaaaagttatccgctgcgcaattcaaaatgaaatgctctttcatgattgctggatcgattttgtcgttaacagaacaagttaagcaaaattcaagagtaaatccaagcaatagagatcgttgcagttgtacaaaaaacacacTGTTatatgacagaaccaaatagagcatgttattatgacagaagaaccagttatgctgctattgtcattaccacggaaacgttttggtacttgacataatattgtcagttcgtaaaatactctattgaaataataaaccaattcagatcttatatgcacaagggattttttgccaaaacaaatgataataaactctttcttcgatatttacgccgccttcaaacatctgtcgtgaaccatgaaccagcagttttaggtacgtttgattagtatgggagctgtcacattgttaccgggttggtttacgcttgcgacattcgcccttttgttaattctatcttcacaTGTCGATCTTCTTATCGATAGCCGACCCTGTTTTCGGGTTTCGAGCAGTCGAGCACAAATTTCTCTCAAATATCTGgaatctggcatctctgataAACTCAAGGTGTTTGTtttgttgattttgtttaaatttttttgctggCCCGAGCAGAAACAAAAACAGTGTTCTTTCAAAAAACTTCTTTGACTTTGTAGTAGGTAGCTTTTGCTTTTCTTCATAAGACAATAGAAACGCTCCTGAAGCAGATAATACTTATTTTTGGCAAAATGTTATCCGCTATGATCAAAGACCACCAAGCAAGGCAAGCAGCAAAAAAAGAAGAGCAAGGTAAGCATATAGGAATGTGTTAAAACTGCTTATTATGGTCGAGGTACACGAATATCCTGTTTCCTTTTTGCTTTCTTgtagaaaaacgaagaaaggagGCGATCCTATCTGCCAATGAACTAACCCAGAATCTAGTGGACCATTTGAATGTAGGGTAAGTACCTACCTAATCGTACTAAACGAAAACCGAATATTAAACTTATGGTGTTGTGATTGTTGATTGGCCAGCGTCGCTCAAGCATACCTGAACCAAAAGCGGCTGGACGCGGAAGCGAAACAACTTCACGTTGGGGCTACAAACTTTGCCAAACAGACCCAGCAGTGGCTGACACTGATCGAAAACTTCAACGGTTCACTTAAGGTAGGTATAGGATAGGGCCAACCTAGCCAAAAACCATGATCTACATACAACATTATGATTGATTC harbors:
- the LOC128743334 gene encoding biogenesis of lysosome-related organelles complex 1 subunit 1; this encodes MLSAMIKDHQARQAAKKEEQEKRRKEAILSANELTQNLVDHLNVGVAQAYLNQKRLDAEAKQLHVGATNFAKQTQQWLTLIENFNGSLKEIGDVENWAKTIENDMNVITTALEIAYKTSRDK